From a single Pieris rapae chromosome 17, ilPieRapa1.1, whole genome shotgun sequence genomic region:
- the LOC110993356 gene encoding peptidyl-tRNA hydrolase ICT1, mitochondrial, producing MAFIPLRLSLLRLVSQNGSFSTLQRTISYKSAISLNTLYPNSSLKLTTPAFTPNSDEKFSGFIPLNKVDISYSASSGPGGQNVNKVHTKVDLRFKLDEADWIPKDIREKMLQTHGKKLTKEGYLIVRSDITRSQQLNLANCLRKLRSMIRNSAITESKPDPETEERIRQRHLKASRLRVSIKREEAYKRAMRRPPTVVDL from the exons ATGGCTTTTATACCTTTAAGGTTATCGCTTTTGCGGCTTGTATCGCAAAATGGATCGTTTTCTACATTGCAAAGGACAATCTCTTACAAAAGTGCAATTTCTTTGAATACTCTTTACCCAAATAGTTCTTTAAAGCTTACCACTCCTGCgttt acACCAAATTCTGACGAAAAGTTCTCGGGTTTCATTCCTCTTAATAAAGTAGATATAAGCTACAGTGCTAGCTCAGGCCCTGGAGGACAGAATGTTAACAAA GTACATACTAAAGTGGACCTGAGATTCAAATTGGATGAAGCAGACTGGATTCCCAAGGATATAAGAGAGAAAATGTTGCAAACT CATGGCAAGAAACTTACAAAGGAAGGCTATTTAATTGTTCGCTCTGACATTACTCGCTCCCAGCAGCTGAACCTAGCTAATTGTTTACGCAAACTTCGCTCTATGATACGCAATTCAGCAATTACTGAAAGCAAACCTGATCCAGAGACTGAAGAAAGGATTAGACAgag ACATTTGAAAGCATCACGGTTGCGAGTCAGCATCAAGAGAGAGGAAGCTTACAAGCGTGCCATGAGGCGGCCACCTACTGTCGTGGATTTATGA
- the LOC110993711 gene encoding clusterin-associated protein 1 isoform X1, producing the protein MRVLGFPEHISMESFRTPNWDLLDSCLRWLAARLEPDAVLAGGKDTMERRVAMVMHAVEIFHSRANLKLNGKKVYGADGWAVRELLKVAALLRTALETPPPSDRPDHVPLLYDVTSRIGEIKQARSLATDITAQGAYLHDLLAKEPENKASPITIVEFSIFRSIISIPLVGQESRSRALSRPLDTSATEAALRRASAVVAERVAATREAAEAAAGSEAALVAKAERRRAELQRAEKRLRTVQKIKPVYQAELTALETEIEQLWDQYVVRYRCVEALKHQLSLLEMAQNESAEEQQASILQLIHKYEAEDVLGKLSDSDEMNSSEGERETKPRAASRPRTRLRIKTAGNTIPENRGVWAGRDSLDIRDEDDSDTDSDPDVSDTQLFGAAGGSGRAARWSRRPGTRTLTHEGHYADLGLGKGQFRPCGLDSTTLPMLCLAVRCHCRVGAQAGGARGRRLPRKFFGERVAPLQPQTRPQLGLKR; encoded by the exons ATGCGTGTACTCGGTTTTCCTGAGCATATATCCATGGAAAGTTTTCGTACGCCCAATTGGGATTTGTTGGACTCATGCCTTCGATGGCTGGCAGCCAGATTGGAACCCGATGCTGTACTGGCCGGCGGCAAGGATACGATGGAGCGAAGAGTTGCAATGGTGATGCACGCTGTGGAAATATTT CACTCCCGTGCAAACTTGAAGCTGAATGGCAAGAAAGTGTACGGAGCGGACGGATGGGCGGTTCGTGAGTTGCTGAAGGTGGCGGCACTGCTTCGCACGGCCCTGGAGACGCCGCCGCCCTCGGACCGCCCGGATCACGTGCCTTTGCTGTACGACGTCACCTCACGG ATTGGCGAAATAAAGCAAGCCCGCAGTCTGGCCACAGACATAACGGCGCAGGGGGCTTATCTGCACGACTTGTTGGCGAAGGAGCCGGAGAACAAGGCGAGTCCCATAACAATAGTCGAATTTAGTATCTTCCGCTCAATTATAAGCATACCACTGGTCGGGCAGGAGTCTCGCAGCCGCGCCCTGTCTCGTCCGCTGGACACGAGCGCGACTGAGGCGGCGCTGCGTCGGGCCTCGGCGGTGGTGGCAGAGCGCGTCGCGGCCACTCGCGAGGCGGCGGAGGCGGCGGCGGGGAGCGAGGCCGCTCTAGTCGCGAAGGCCGAGCGGCGCCGAGCTGAGTTGCAGCGTGCAGAGAAGCGCCTGCGCACGGTGCAGAAGATCAA ACCAGTGTACCAAGCGGAGCTGACGGCTCTGGAGACGGAAATCGAACAGCTTTGGGATCAGTACGTGGTGAGGTACCGGTGTGTGGAGGCGCTTAAGCATCAGCTCAGTTTGTTGGAGATGGCACAGAATGAG TCTGCCGAAGAGCAGCAGGCGTCGATCCTTCAGCTGATTCACAAATACGAAGCCGAAGACGTGTTGGGGAAGCTCAGTGACTCTG ATGAGATGAACTCGAGCGAAGGCGAAAGGGAGACGAAGCCGCGAGCCGCCTCTCGACCTCGGACGAGGCTGCGGATCAAGACTGCAG GAAACACGATCCCGGAGAATCGCGGGGTGTGGGCGGGACGCGACTCACTGGACATCCGGGACGAAGACGACTCCGACACCGATTCGGATCCGGACGTCTCCGACACTCAGCTCTTCG GGGCGGCGGGAGGCAGCGGGCGGGCGGCGCGGTGGTCTCGTCGTCCGGGCACGCGCACCCTGACCCACGAGGGGCACTACGCGGACCTCGGCCTAGGTAAGGGTCAGTTTCGCCCATGTGGCCTCGATTCGACGACTCTGCCGATGTTATGCCTCGCTGTTCGATGCCATTGCAGGGTTGGAGCGCAAGCTGGTGGGGCCCGAGGACGGAGACTCCCTCGGAAGTTCTTCGGAGAGCGAGTTGCGCCTCTCCAGCCCCAAACTCGGCCGCAACTCGGCCTTAAGCGATAA
- the LOC110993711 gene encoding clusterin-associated protein 1 isoform X2 has protein sequence MRVLGFPEHISMESFRTPNWDLLDSCLRWLAARLEPDAVLAGGKDTMERRVAMVMHAVEIFHSRANLKLNGKKVYGADGWAVRELLKVAALLRTALETPPPSDRPDHVPLLYDVTSRIGEIKQARSLATDITAQGAYLHDLLAKEPENKASPITIVEFSIFRSIISIPLVGQESRSRALSRPLDTSATEAALRRASAVVAERVAATREAAEAAAGSEAALVAKAERRRAELQRAEKRLRTVQKIKPVYQAELTALETEIEQLWDQYVVRYRCVEALKHQLSLLEMAQNESAEEQQASILQLIHKYEAEDVLGKLSDSDEMNSSEGERETKPRAASRPRTRLRIKTAGNTIPENRGVWAGRDSLDIRDEDDSDTDSDPDVSDTQLFGAAGGSGRAARWSRRPGTRTLTHEGHYADLGLGLERKLVGPEDGDSLGSSSESELRLSSPKLGRNSALSDNEF, from the exons ATGCGTGTACTCGGTTTTCCTGAGCATATATCCATGGAAAGTTTTCGTACGCCCAATTGGGATTTGTTGGACTCATGCCTTCGATGGCTGGCAGCCAGATTGGAACCCGATGCTGTACTGGCCGGCGGCAAGGATACGATGGAGCGAAGAGTTGCAATGGTGATGCACGCTGTGGAAATATTT CACTCCCGTGCAAACTTGAAGCTGAATGGCAAGAAAGTGTACGGAGCGGACGGATGGGCGGTTCGTGAGTTGCTGAAGGTGGCGGCACTGCTTCGCACGGCCCTGGAGACGCCGCCGCCCTCGGACCGCCCGGATCACGTGCCTTTGCTGTACGACGTCACCTCACGG ATTGGCGAAATAAAGCAAGCCCGCAGTCTGGCCACAGACATAACGGCGCAGGGGGCTTATCTGCACGACTTGTTGGCGAAGGAGCCGGAGAACAAGGCGAGTCCCATAACAATAGTCGAATTTAGTATCTTCCGCTCAATTATAAGCATACCACTGGTCGGGCAGGAGTCTCGCAGCCGCGCCCTGTCTCGTCCGCTGGACACGAGCGCGACTGAGGCGGCGCTGCGTCGGGCCTCGGCGGTGGTGGCAGAGCGCGTCGCGGCCACTCGCGAGGCGGCGGAGGCGGCGGCGGGGAGCGAGGCCGCTCTAGTCGCGAAGGCCGAGCGGCGCCGAGCTGAGTTGCAGCGTGCAGAGAAGCGCCTGCGCACGGTGCAGAAGATCAA ACCAGTGTACCAAGCGGAGCTGACGGCTCTGGAGACGGAAATCGAACAGCTTTGGGATCAGTACGTGGTGAGGTACCGGTGTGTGGAGGCGCTTAAGCATCAGCTCAGTTTGTTGGAGATGGCACAGAATGAG TCTGCCGAAGAGCAGCAGGCGTCGATCCTTCAGCTGATTCACAAATACGAAGCCGAAGACGTGTTGGGGAAGCTCAGTGACTCTG ATGAGATGAACTCGAGCGAAGGCGAAAGGGAGACGAAGCCGCGAGCCGCCTCTCGACCTCGGACGAGGCTGCGGATCAAGACTGCAG GAAACACGATCCCGGAGAATCGCGGGGTGTGGGCGGGACGCGACTCACTGGACATCCGGGACGAAGACGACTCCGACACCGATTCGGATCCGGACGTCTCCGACACTCAGCTCTTCG GGGCGGCGGGAGGCAGCGGGCGGGCGGCGCGGTGGTCTCGTCGTCCGGGCACGCGCACCCTGACCCACGAGGGGCACTACGCGGACCTCGGCCTAG GGTTGGAGCGCAAGCTGGTGGGGCCCGAGGACGGAGACTCCCTCGGAAGTTCTTCGGAGAGCGAGTTGCGCCTCTCCAGCCCCAAACTCGGCCGCAACTCGGCCTTAAGCGATAATGAGTTCTGA